GACATGAGTATTTTCGAACCCTGTCCCTCTTCACCAAGCACGTTCTCATAAGGAACTTCGCAATCCTCGAATACCAGTTCGCATGTATTGGAACCGCGCATGCCGAGTTTGTCGAGTTTTTGCGCGGTAGAAAACCCGGTCATGGATTTCTCAATCAGGAAAGCGGTAATCCCGCGCGACCCGGCCTCCGGATCGGTCTTGGCATAGACCACCAGTGTTTCGGCATCGGGCCCGTTGGTGATCCACATCTTGTTGCCGTTCAGGATGAAGCGGTCATTGCGCTTTTCAGCCCGCAGCTTCATGGACACCACATCAGATCCTGATCCGGGTTCTGACATGGCCAGCGCGCCGAAATGCTCTCCGGAACACAGTTTTGGCAGATACCTGGTTTTCTGCTCGGTTGTGCCCCACCGGTTGATCTGGTTCACACACAAATTCGAGTGCGCGCCGTAGCTCAGGCCCACAGATGCTGATGCACGGCTGAGCTCTTCCATCGCCACCACATGCGCCAGATATCCCAAGCCGGTTCCGCCGAAATCAGGATCGGCGGTGATGCCCAACAGGCCCAGCTCGCCCATCTGTGGCCACAGGTCTTTGGGCGCTTCATTGGTTTCGTCAATCTGTGCGGCACGGGGTGCAAGGTTATCCCCTGCCCAGCGCTGCACCATGTCGCGCAACGCGTCGACGTCCTCTCCAAGACCAAAATTCATTCCGCTGCCAAACATGATGCCTCTCCTGGTTGCGCACCGGCGCTGCGCAACACCATTTTTGTATAAATGTCTTCAATTTCAGACAGGGATAACCGTCCGCGCGACCTGTACCAGGTGTTGACGCCGGTCAGCATGGCAATGATGGCCATGGCGCTGATCCGCGTATCAGTCAGGTCAAATTCACCGCTGGCACGTCCGTCATCGAGAATGCCGACAACAAACGCCTCGTAAGTTTTTCTCAGGTTTTCAACCCGCCGGAAATTGTCCGGCTCGAGATTGCGAAGTTCCATATAGGAGATGAACACGGCATCCGAGCGGTCGATGTGATAGCGAATGTGAAACCGCGCAAACCGCTCCAGCGCCCTGTCCGCAGCCTCGTCCGCATCAGCCTCTTCCTTCCACGCCGCAATCAGGCTTTCCATGTGGGAAACCAGAAGATCCTCCAGCAGGGCCTGTTTGTTGGAAAAATGATTGTAGAGCGCGGCGGCCTGCACCCCGACTGCCCCGGCAATTTCGCGCATGGATACAGCTGCAAAGCCGCGCGCTGCAAACAGCTGCTCAGCGGCCGAGCGAATGCGCTCTGCCGTTTCAATGCCAATACTGCCTGTGGTTCGGGCCAAAACAGACTCGCTAATTAAATGAACGTACGTTAAATTAAAGCTCAAACACAACCTGGAGTCAAGTGCGTAGCCGCCGCCTCTCAGCACATCTGGAAACTGGCTGTGGCAGAAATCGGGATGGGATGGCTACGCAGTATCCAGGGGATCAGGCCCGTACTCATTGTCCCCGATGGTCCCGGGCAGAATACCGAGATCGATGAGCGCCCATATAAAACCCACAAACGGGATAAGCAGCAGCAGGCACCACCAGCCGGATTTACCCCGGTCATGGCAGCGCTTTATGTGCAGCATGATGCCCCCGAGCCAGATGAGTATGCCGACAATGAAGGGTATCAGGCCATCCCGGCCAAGCAGAACCGCGCTTAACACCCATATAACGACCAGGATTCCAATTCCTATCCACCATTGCTGCCTGCTGATACGCCCCTCGACCGATGTGAAAAGATAGGTCATATCGACATTGCCCATGGCAGATCTCCCGAAATTCACAGTTTGACAATTCAAGGTCCCATGCTGTCATGATCGGTTGAGGCACACAACACGGACCTGATCACTGACCATGGCGCACGACCAGCTTGAAAACACCGCCGACCTGTTGGGAAAGCTCATTGCCTTCCCTACAATCTCATCAGACAGCAATCTCCCACTGATCGCTTTTGCCGCCGAAAAACTGGAAAGGTTGGGCGCCAGCGTCCGGGTCTCGCCGGATGAATCCGGCACCAAGGCCAATCTGTTTGCGACGCTCGGGCCTGAGGCGGATGGCGGCATCGTTCTGTCGGGCCACTCCGACGTGGTGCCTGTGACGGGCCAGGACTGGACATCGGACCCGTTCTTGATGCGCGAGGAAGACGGCAGACTGTTTGGCCGCGGCGCCTGCGATATGAAAGGCTTCATCGCAGCCAGCCTCGCCATGGCGGAACACTACGCCGCCCTCCCCCTTGCCAGGCCCGTGCATTTTGCTTTCACCCACGACGAGGAAACCGGCTGCCTGGGTGCTCAGGCCCTCATCCGGGAACTGCGTGACATCGGCATGAAACCGGCTGCCTGCATCATCGGCGAGCCGACCCTGATGCGCATCATCGAAGGTCATAAGGGGTGTTATGAATACACCGTGGAGTTTTCGGGCCTGGCGGGCCACGGCTCGGTACCGGAAGCCGGTGTAAGCGCCGTTGAGTATGCGGTTCGGTATGTCAGCCATTTAATGTCATTGCGGCCGGAACTTGAGGCACGTTGCCCGGCAGCGTCACCATTCGATCCACCTCACACAACCTTGCAGGTCGGTCGTGTCGCCGGCGGCATCGCCCACAATGTCATTGCCGACAAGTGCACCGTCGACTGGGAAATGCGCCCCGTCCAGAACAGCGACGCCGATTTCGTCAAGGCCCGAATACGTGAGCATGTCGAGCATGATCTGCTGCCCGCCATGCGCGCCGTACACCCGGCCGCAGACATCGTGACCCATACGATGGGTGAAATTGCCGGGCTGGAAGCGATGCCGGACAGCGAAGCCGTTAAGCTGGTATATCAACTCACCGGCGCCAACACCTCGGACTTCGTATGCTTCGGCACCGAGGCCGGCCTGTTCCAGCAGATCGGTATTCCGGCGGTCGTGTGCGGGCCCGGTTCGATAGAACAGGCCCACAAACCCGATGAGTATGTCGAACTCGATCAACTGGACCAGTGTCTTGGAATGCTGGACCGGCTCGGCGGCAAACTGGTCTAGAGCTGTTCCGGCTCAAATTCGCCAATCAGTCCCACCCTGCAGATTTACGGCTGCATCGATCTTCCCTGCCAGGCTGTCACCGATCGGAAGCATGGGCAGTCGCACTTCCGGGCTGTCTATCAGTCCCTGGCGCCACAGCCAGTGCTTTACGGGTGCCGGACTAGGTTCTACAAACAGCAGCCGCGGGATATGAACGACCCTGTTCCACTTTTCCAGCGCAAGCTTTTGATGCCCGTTGTGCAGATCCTCGCAGATTTCCAGATGCACGTGCGCCAGCACATGTGCACCAGTCAGAATCGCTCCTTTCGCTCCATGAACCATTGCGTTGTAGAAAAACGGATCCTCGCCGGTAAGAACCGAAAAGTCCTTCGGCGCGCACCTCAGCAGGTCATAGGACTGTTCCGGACTGCCGCAGCAATCCTTCAAGCCCACAATGTTTGGCAAGGCCGCCAGTTCCAGCATGGTTTCGTTCAGCACATTCACGCCCGTGCGATACGGGATATTGTAGATCATTATCGGACGCTCGGTACTACCGGCCAGGAACTCGTAATGCCGCTTCACCCCATCCTGCGACGGTCGCAAGTAATTGGGCCCGCTGATCAGATAGCCATCAATTGGCCAGTGTTTTGTTTGTTGAAATCGCTTTTCGACTTTTCGCGGATCGCTTCCCGACACACCCAGGTATATTGGCATCTCGCAACTGCAATGGCTGGTCTCGTCGGCGCAAACGGATGCCAGTCGCTCAAGCTCCGCATCATCTAACGTTTGCCCTTCACCGGTGGTGGCGGCAAGCACGAAGCCTCGCAACCCGATGCTGGAGTAGTGCTTCACCAGTCTCCTGAGGGAACTCTCATCCAGTTCACCAGCCTTGAAGGGCGTTATCAGCGGAATCCATATGCCGCTTGTCGTCGATTGAAAGGTCATTTTGATCTCCTGTCGTGACCGGTGACAGGCAATAAAAAACCCCGTCCAAACCGGCGGGGTTTACTTCGATCGTTACATTGATTTCGACATCACATAATGAACACAGTCCCCGAATTGAGGACCCGTTTCGAAATGCTTGATTTGAAGGTCATTGAAACCATGCCGGTATATTACAGCTTGCCCGCAGTCGGTCAAACGGGAAACACGGAAATTTCGCCATCGATCCTAATTGTTGCCGCGCCGTTCGCGCCACAAGCCGCATTTTTCCTGTACCGGCCGGTCGGAATAGCTGAATAGCACGGCATCTTCCGATGCCTCGTGCACAACCTCGCGCCAGGACGGTACGACGACAACGTCACGCGGCGACCAGTTGAAAATCTCGCCGTCCACAATGATGCGGCCCTTGCCCTCAACGCCGACGAACACCGTCGCGTCGGTAGACCGATAGGCTTGCGAAGTGAAGCTTTTCGGCAGCAATTGCAGGCAGGTGCCGATTGTCGGCATGGCCCAGCCGCCGTCGACCGGGTTGACATACCGCATTTTAAGTCCGTGGCAGGGATCCCATTCTTCCTGCCGCTTCATCTGCTCGAGCGCCTCGCGCGATCGGTCATATGGGTAATTGAAGATCGGCGATGTCGGCGTCGCTTTCTCGTAGCCCAGCGGCAACATGTTCGCGCCATAACGCGCATTGGAGTCACCCTGCTGCTTGCTGATCGGCTGCTGGTCCTCGCCGAACCCTTCTGCGAATGAAGCATCGAGAAACTGCACCAGGGGAATGTCCAGGCCATCCAGCCAGAACACCGGTTCGTCACTGTCATTGCCGTGGTCATGCCATTCCCAGTTGGGCGTAATGACAAAATCGCCATAGTGCATCTCGGTCTTTTCACCGCCGACTGCCGTATGCCCGCCGGATGCCTCCAGCACAAACCGCAATGCAGACTGGGTATGCCTGTGCGCAGGCGCGACCTCGCCGGGCATCACAAGCTGCACGCCGCAATACAGCGAGGTGGTGCATTTTGACGTCCCCTTCAAGCCGGGGTTTTCAAGGATCAGCACCCGGCGTTCGGCCTCCTTTGCGGTGATCAGGTCACCGGCCTCCAGCAACCTTGAGCGAACCCTGTCGTACTGCCACATGAACGGTACACATTCGCTTTTCGGCTCCGGGGTGATGATAGCCCCCATGACAGACCAAAGCGCTGTCATGCTCTCAGGTTCGATTGCCTTGTAGAACGCTTCACGCTGAGCTGTGTTTGAAACTGATGCCTGTGCCATTATCAATCTCACCTCGATGAATTCAGTCAATCTTTCAAATAGACAGCGAAACGCCGTGCGCTTCAAGTTGTGCCGTGAAACCCGGCGCAAAGCGGTGCAGCTTGTCAGCATCGAGCCTACCGGCGCGCCGAATGTAACTCAGTGCAAAAGGCCACGGCTCGAGTGTCATGTGCTGGTCAAATGCTTCATACCAGGCAGCAGATCTTGTCGCCGCACCGACGATCTTTTGCAGGGCCGGATGGCGGGCATCCTGAAAATCCGCCAGTGCGTCGGGTATGTTCCAGTCGCTTGACTTGAGAGCATCGACCAGCGCGACCACATCTTCCAGGGCCAACCTCGTGCCTGATCCGATTGAGAAATGCGCAGTGTGCAGGGCATCTCCGACCAGAACCTTGTTGCCCGAATAATACCGCTCGCATGTCAGGTTGGGAAACTGCCGCCAGGTTGAATTGTTATCCACCAGCCGTGCACCATCAAGAACATCAGCGAACAGCTCTTCGCAAACGGCTCGCG
Above is a window of Anderseniella sp. Alg231-50 DNA encoding:
- a CDS encoding TetR family transcriptional regulator, which gives rise to MARTTGSIGIETAERIRSAAEQLFAARGFAAVSMREIAGAVGVQAAALYNHFSNKQALLEDLLVSHMESLIAAWKEEADADEAADRALERFARFHIRYHIDRSDAVFISYMELRNLEPDNFRRVENLRKTYEAFVVGILDDGRASGEFDLTDTRISAMAIIAMLTGVNTWYRSRGRLSLSEIEDIYTKMVLRSAGAQPGEASCLAAE
- a CDS encoding acyl-CoA dehydrogenase family protein, producing the protein MFGSGMNFGLGEDVDALRDMVQRWAGDNLAPRAAQIDETNEAPKDLWPQMGELGLLGITADPDFGGTGLGYLAHVVAMEELSRASASVGLSYGAHSNLCVNQINRWGTTEQKTRYLPKLCSGEHFGALAMSEPGSGSDVVSMKLRAEKRNDRFILNGNKMWITNGPDAETLVVYAKTDPEAGSRGITAFLIEKSMTGFSTAQKLDKLGMRGSNTCELVFEDCEVPYENVLGEEGQGSKILMSGLDYERVVLAGGPLGIMAACMDVVVPYSHERKQFGKSIGEFQLMQGKLADMYTTMNACRAYVYSVAAACDRGETTRKDAAGCILYAAEKATWCALEAIQALGGNGYINEYPAGRLLRDAKLYEIGAGTSEIRRMLIGREMFVESA
- a CDS encoding DUF805 domain-containing protein: MGNVDMTYLFTSVEGRISRQQWWIGIGILVVIWVLSAVLLGRDGLIPFIVGILIWLGGIMLHIKRCHDRGKSGWWCLLLLIPFVGFIWALIDLGILPGTIGDNEYGPDPLDTA
- the gtdA gene encoding gentisate 1,2-dioxygenase produces the protein MAQASVSNTAQREAFYKAIEPESMTALWSVMGAIITPEPKSECVPFMWQYDRVRSRLLEAGDLITAKEAERRVLILENPGLKGTSKCTTSLYCGVQLVMPGEVAPAHRHTQSALRFVLEASGGHTAVGGEKTEMHYGDFVITPNWEWHDHGNDSDEPVFWLDGLDIPLVQFLDASFAEGFGEDQQPISKQQGDSNARYGANMLPLGYEKATPTSPIFNYPYDRSREALEQMKRQEEWDPCHGLKMRYVNPVDGGWAMPTIGTCLQLLPKSFTSQAYRSTDATVFVGVEGKGRIIVDGEIFNWSPRDVVVVPSWREVVHEASEDAVLFSYSDRPVQEKCGLWRERRGNN
- the argE gene encoding acetylornithine deacetylase: MAHDQLENTADLLGKLIAFPTISSDSNLPLIAFAAEKLERLGASVRVSPDESGTKANLFATLGPEADGGIVLSGHSDVVPVTGQDWTSDPFLMREEDGRLFGRGACDMKGFIAASLAMAEHYAALPLARPVHFAFTHDEETGCLGAQALIRELRDIGMKPAACIIGEPTLMRIIEGHKGCYEYTVEFSGLAGHGSVPEAGVSAVEYAVRYVSHLMSLRPELEARCPAASPFDPPHTTLQVGRVAGGIAHNVIADKCTVDWEMRPVQNSDADFVKARIREHVEHDLLPAMRAVHPAADIVTHTMGEIAGLEAMPDSEAVKLVYQLTGANTSDFVCFGTEAGLFQQIGIPAVVCGPGSIEQAHKPDEYVELDQLDQCLGMLDRLGGKLV
- the dapA gene encoding 4-hydroxy-tetrahydrodipicolinate synthase, giving the protein MTFQSTTSGIWIPLITPFKAGELDESSLRRLVKHYSSIGLRGFVLAATTGEGQTLDDAELERLASVCADETSHCSCEMPIYLGVSGSDPRKVEKRFQQTKHWPIDGYLISGPNYLRPSQDGVKRHYEFLAGSTERPIMIYNIPYRTGVNVLNETMLELAALPNIVGLKDCCGSPEQSYDLLRCAPKDFSVLTGEDPFFYNAMVHGAKGAILTGAHVLAHVHLEICEDLHNGHQKLALEKWNRVVHIPRLLFVEPSPAPVKHWLWRQGLIDSPEVRLPMLPIGDSLAGKIDAAVNLQGGTDWRI